The Gopherus flavomarginatus isolate rGopFla2 chromosome 25, rGopFla2.mat.asm, whole genome shotgun sequence genome has a segment encoding these proteins:
- the HIGD1B gene encoding HIG1 domain family member 1B, which translates to MVMDESQWVPERERTVSSKLLQKAGAAPFVPVGIGGFAMVAAYGLYRLKARGKLKMSVHLIHTRMAAQACVVGAIMLGATYTMYQDYLLKPAADRAQK; encoded by the exons ATGGTTATGGACGAAAGCCAGTGGGTCCCTGAGCGCGAACGCACCGTCTCCTCCAAGCTCCTGCAGAAGGCGGGTGCGGCCCCGTTTGTGCCTGTTG GCATCGGGGGCTTTGCCATGGTGGCCGCTTATGGCCTGTACAGACTGAAGGCCAGAGGAAAGCTGAAGATGTCTGTGCACCTGATCCACACCCGCATGGCTGCCCAAGCCTGCGTGGTTGGAGCCATCATGCTCG GGGCAACCTACACGATGTACCAAGACTACCTGCTGAAACCGGCTGCAGACAGAGCCCAGAAATAG